The following are encoded together in the Glycine max cultivar Williams 82 chromosome 8, Glycine_max_v4.0, whole genome shotgun sequence genome:
- the LOC106794105 gene encoding ABC transporter C family member 3 isoform X3, protein MAKLAPLEEPLLNGDSNVSNNSVPIKARGNENLTWYSNAGFFSILTFSWISPLITLGNEKTLEHEDLPHLATDDSVAGIFPTLRNKLESECGSVRNVTTLKLVKVLFLSTWQGILLSGLLEFLYSCASYVGPFLIDILVQYLNGEHKFKNEGYVLAMAFVAAKLLECVSQRHCMFRFQQVGVSVQSKLVAMIYAKGLTLSCQSKEVRSTGEIINLMTVDAERIGEFCWYMHDPWMCVLQVALALLILYRSVGVASIAALAATVTVMLLNLPLSSLQEKFQGKVMEFKDKRMKATSEILKNMRILKLQAWEMKFLSKVIQLRKTEEIWLHKFLAGTAIIRFLFTNAPTFIAVVTFGACVLMGIPLESGKVLSALATFRILQMPIYNLPDTISMITQTKVSLDRIASFLRLDELQTDVIEKIPWGSSDKAIELVDGNFSWDLSSPITTLKNINLKVFHGMRVAVCGTVGSGKSSLLSCIIGEVPKISGTLKICGTKAYVSQSPWIQGGKIEDNILFGKEMDREKYEKILEACSLTKDLEVLPFGDQTIIGEKGINLSGGQKQRVQIARALYQDADIYLFDDPFSAVDAHTGSHLFKECLLGILKSKTVIYITHQVEFLPDADLILVMRDGRITQSGNYNDILKTGTDFMALVGAHRAALSSIKSLERRPTFKTSSTTKEDTKSLSKIYDQKSDDTIEAKRQLVQEEKREKGRVGFNIYWKYITTAYGGALVPFILLSQTLTVGFQIASNCWMTVATPVSATAEPDIGSFTLMVVYVALAIGSSIFTFARAFLAVIAGYKTATVLFNKMHLCIFQAPISFFDATPSGRILNRASTDQSALDMKIANILWAITLNLVQLLGNVVVMSQAAWQVFIVLIPVTAACIWYQRYYSASARELARLVGTCQAPVIQHFSETISGSTTIRSFEQESRFNDINMKLIDRYSQPKLYSATAMAWLIFRLDILSTLTFAFCLVFLITFPNSMTAPGIAGLAVTYGLNLNAVQTKAILFLCNLENKIISVERMLQYTTLPSEAPFVIKDNQPDYSWPLFGEVHIRDLQVRYAPHLPIVLRGLTCTFTAGAKTGIVGRTGSGKSTLVQTLFRLIEPVAGEILIDNINISLIGIHDLRSRLSIIPQEPTMFEGTVRTNLDPLEEYTDEQIWEALDMCQLGDEVRRKEEKLDSIVMQNGENWSMGQRQLVCLGRVLLKKSKILVLDEATASVDTATDNIIQQTVTQHFSECTVITIAHRITSILESDMVLFLNQGLIEEYDSPKKLLKNKSSSLAQLVAEYTRRSNSGFGN, encoded by the exons ATGGCTAAGCTTGCCCCACTTGAAGAGCCCCTTTTGAATGGTGACTCTAATGTAAGCAACAATTCTGTTCCCATCAAGGCTAGAGGAAATGAAAATTTAACCTGGTATTCAAATGCTGGATTTTTCAGCATTCTTACTTTCTCATGGATCAGTCCTTTAATAACTCTAGGGAATGAGAAGACTTTAGAGCATGAGGATCTCCCACATCTTGCTACTGATGACAGTGTGGCTGGGATTTTCCCAACTCTTAGAAACAAACTTGAGTCAGAGTGTGGTAGTGTTAGGAATGTGACCACTCTTAAGCTCGTGAAGGTGTTATTCTTGTCAACTTGGCAAGGAATCCTTTTATCAGGTTTATTAGAATTCCTATATTCATGTGCTTCTTATGTTGGACCCTTTCTTATTGACATCCTTGTTCAGTACCTCAATGGGGAACACAAGTTTAAAAATGAAGGTTATGTTTTGGCTATGGCATTTGTTGCTGCAAAGCTTTTGGAGTGTGTTTCACAAAGGCACTGTATGTTTAGGTTCCAGCAGGTTGGGGTAAGCGTGCAATCAAAGTTGGTGGCAATGATTTATGCTAAAGGTTTGACACTTTCATGTCAATCAAAGGAGGTTCGTAGTACTGGGGAAATCATCAACTTGATGACTGTTGATGCTGAAAGGATTGGTGAATTTTGTTGGTACATGCATGATCCATGGATGTGTGTTCTGCAAGTTGCTTTGGCCTTGTTAATTCTCTATAGAAGTGTAGGGGTTGCTTCAATAGCTGCTCTTGCTGCCACTGTAACTGTGATGTTGCTAAACCTTCCTTTGTCATCATTGCAAGAAAAGTTCCAAGGCAAGGTAATGGAGTTCAAAGATAAAAGAATGAAGGCTACGTCTGAGATTCTGAAGAATATGAGGATTCTAAAACTGCAAGCATGGGAGATGAAGTTCTTGTCAAAGGTTATTCAGCTTAGGAAGACTGAGGAGATATGGCTACACAAATTTCTAGCTGGTACAGCAATTATTAGATTTCTCTTCACTAACGCCCCAACTTTTATTGCTGTGGTTACATTCGGTGCTTGTGTTCTCATGGGAATCCCACTTGAATCAGGGAAGGTCTTATCTGCACTTGCAACATTCAGAATTCTTCAAATGCCCATCTACAATCTTCCTGACACGATTTCAATGATTACACAAACTAaagtttcccttgataggattgcatcatttctTCGCCTAGATGAGTTGCAGACTGATGTAATAGAGAAGATTCCTTGGGGTAGTTCTGATAAGGCAATTGAATTAGTAGATGGAAATTTCTCTTGGGATTTATCTTCCCCTATTACAACATTGAAAAACATCAATCTCAAAGTTTTTCATGGTATGAGGGTTGCTGTATGTGGTACTGTTGGATCAGGCAAGTCTAGTTTACTTTCTTGTATAATAGGGGAAGTACCAAAGATATCGGGAACGCTTAAGATATGTGGAACAAAGGCTTATGTTTCTCAATCGCCATGGATACAGGGAGGCAAGATAGAAGACAACATATTATTTGGTAAAGAGATGGACCGGGAAAAGTATGAGAAGATTCTAGAAGCATGTTCCTTAACAAAAGACCTTGAGGTTCTACCATTTGGTGATCAGACCATTATTGGAGAGAAGGGGATCAATTTGAGTGGTGGACAGAAACAAAGAGTACAAATAGCCCGTGCTCTATACCAAGATGCTGACATATATCTGTTTGATGATCCCTTCAGTGCTGTTGATGCTCATACAGGATCTCATCTATTTAAG GAATGCTTGCTAggcattttaaaatcaaaaactGTGATATACATAACTCATCAAGTAGAGTTCTTACCTGATGCTGATCTAATATTG GTCATGAGAGATGGAAGGATAACACAGTCAGGAAACTACAATGATATTCTCAAGACAGGCACTGATTTTATGGCACTTGTAGGTGCACACAGAGCAGCTTTGTCTTCAATTAAGTCCTTAGAGAGAAGGCCAACATTTAAAACATCAAGTACCACCAAGGAGGACACAAAATCATTAAGTAAAATATATGATCAAAAGTCAGATGACACAATTGAGGCCAAAAGACAACTTGTTCAAGAAGAAAAACGGGAAAAGGGTAGAGTTGGGTTTAATATTTACTGGAAATACATCACAACAGCTTATGGAGGAGCTCTTGTACCCTTCATATTACTTTCACAAACACTCACCGTGGGTTTTCAGATTGCAAGCAATTGTTGGATGACTGTGGCAACACCTGTTTCAGCAACAGCAGAACCTGATATTGGAAGCTTTACACTTATGGTTGTCTATGTTGCTTTGGCTATTGGAAGTTCCATTTTCACCTTTGCCAGAGCATTTCTTGCTGTGATAGCTGGATACAAGACAGCCACTGTTCTCTTCAATAAAATGCATTTGTGCATTTTTCAAGCACCGATATCATTTTTTGATGCCACCCCAAGTGGTCGAATCCTTAATAGA GCTTCAACAGACCAAAGTGCACTAGATATGAAAATTGCTAATATATTGTGGGCAATTACCCTCAATCTGGTTCAACTCTTGGGAAATGTTGTTGTGATGTCTCAAGCTGCATGGCAGGTGTTTATAGTATTGATTCCTGTCACGGCAGCATGCATATGGTACCAG CGATACTATTCTGCATCAGCTAGAGAATTGGCGCGATTAGTTGGTACATGCCAAGCTCCAGTTATACAGCATTTTTCTGAAACAATTTCTGGATCAACAACCATTAGAAGTTTTGAGCAAGAATCAAGATTTAATGACATCAATATGAAATTGATAGACAGATATTCCCAGCCCAAATTATACAGTGCAACTGCAATGGCATGGCTGATTTTCAGATTGGATATTTTATCTACTCTCACTTTTGCCTTCTGTTTGGTTTTCTTGATAACTTTTCCAAATTCAATGACTGCTCCTG gcaTTGCGGGATTGGCTGTGACATATGGACTTAATCTAAATGCTGTACAAACTAAAGCAATATTGTTTCTTTGCAATTTGGAGAACAAAATTATATCTGTTGAAAGAATGCTCCAGTACACAACCCTCCCAAGTGAAGCTCCTTTCGTAATAAAAGACAACCAACCAGATTATTCTTGGCCATTATTTGGAGAGGTTCATATCCGGGATTTACAG GTTCGGTATGCTCCTCACTTGCCTATTGTTTTGCGAGGTCTTACTTGCACTTTTACTGCCGGAGCAAAAACTGGTATTGTGGGAAGAACAGGAAGTGGAAAATCAACTCTTGTGCAAACACTTTTCAGACTTATTGAACCTGTTGCTGGAGAAATATTGATAGATAACATTAACATCTCTTTGATTGGAATTCATGATTTGCGGTCTAGACTTAGCATTATTCCTCAAGAACCAACAATGTTTGAAGGGACTGTAAGAACCAACCTGGATCCACTGGAAGAGTACACGGATGAACAGATTTGGgag GCTCTAGATATGTGCCAACTTGGAGATGAAGTaaggagaaaagaagagaagctTGACTCCATAG TTATGCAGAATGGAGAAAATTGGAGTATGGGCCAAAGGCAACTGGTCTGCCTTGGCCGTGTTCTGCTTAAGAAAAGCAAGATCTTGGTGCTTGATGAAGCTACTGCATCAGTTGATACAGCCACAGATAATATTATTCAGCAAACAGTTACGcaacatttttcagaatgtacAGTCATTACCATTGCTCATAGGATAACTTCAATCCTTGAGAGTGACatggttttgtttttaaatcAAG GGTTGATTGAGGAATATGATTCACCAAAGAAACTGCTTAAGAACAAATCTTCATCCCTAGCTCAACTAGTTGCAGAATACACAAGGAGGTCAAACTCTGGTTttggaaattaa
- the LOC106794105 gene encoding ABC transporter C family member 3 isoform X1, with protein MFFLFSHYYSSMMHHGTDFLLQPIFTRGVSASLNLVLLLVLVVYWVWKKVQVDHREKSERKGFRNAGFLYYKHSLVCSLVICVFNLVLCLLSYFYLYNNYGSEELVTLTDLALKTIVWGAVCAYLHSRNSEAQDPSLPRMLRIWWWVYAFVCCSCLVIDFVVYAKHIFLPVMYLVYDIGSSITSLFLCYVGSLGCSVNSMAKLAPLEEPLLNGDSNVSNNSVPIKARGNENLTWYSNAGFFSILTFSWISPLITLGNEKTLEHEDLPHLATDDSVAGIFPTLRNKLESECGSVRNVTTLKLVKVLFLSTWQGILLSGLLEFLYSCASYVGPFLIDILVQYLNGEHKFKNEGYVLAMAFVAAKLLECVSQRHCMFRFQQVGVSVQSKLVAMIYAKGLTLSCQSKEVRSTGEIINLMTVDAERIGEFCWYMHDPWMCVLQVALALLILYRSVGVASIAALAATVTVMLLNLPLSSLQEKFQGKVMEFKDKRMKATSEILKNMRILKLQAWEMKFLSKVIQLRKTEEIWLHKFLAGTAIIRFLFTNAPTFIAVVTFGACVLMGIPLESGKVLSALATFRILQMPIYNLPDTISMITQTKVSLDRIASFLRLDELQTDVIEKIPWGSSDKAIELVDGNFSWDLSSPITTLKNINLKVFHGMRVAVCGTVGSGKSSLLSCIIGEVPKISGTLKICGTKAYVSQSPWIQGGKIEDNILFGKEMDREKYEKILEACSLTKDLEVLPFGDQTIIGEKGINLSGGQKQRVQIARALYQDADIYLFDDPFSAVDAHTGSHLFKECLLGILKSKTVIYITHQVEFLPDADLILVMRDGRITQSGNYNDILKTGTDFMALVGAHRAALSSIKSLERRPTFKTSSTTKEDTKSLSKIYDQKSDDTIEAKRQLVQEEKREKGRVGFNIYWKYITTAYGGALVPFILLSQTLTVGFQIASNCWMTVATPVSATAEPDIGSFTLMVVYVALAIGSSIFTFARAFLAVIAGYKTATVLFNKMHLCIFQAPISFFDATPSGRILNRASTDQSALDMKIANILWAITLNLVQLLGNVVVMSQAAWQVFIVLIPVTAACIWYQRYYSASARELARLVGTCQAPVIQHFSETISGSTTIRSFEQESRFNDINMKLIDRYSQPKLYSATAMAWLIFRLDILSTLTFAFCLVFLITFPNSMTAPGIAGLAVTYGLNLNAVQTKAILFLCNLENKIISVERMLQYTTLPSEAPFVIKDNQPDYSWPLFGEVHIRDLQVRYAPHLPIVLRGLTCTFTAGAKTGIVGRTGSGKSTLVQTLFRLIEPVAGEILIDNINISLIGIHDLRSRLSIIPQEPTMFEGTVRTNLDPLEEYTDEQIWEALDMCQLGDEVRRKEEKLDSIVMQNGENWSMGQRQLVCLGRVLLKKSKILVLDEATASVDTATDNIIQQTVTQHFSECTVITIAHRITSILESDMVLFLNQGLIEEYDSPKKLLKNKSSSLAQLVAEYTRRSNSGFGN; from the exons ATGTTCTTCCTCTTCTCTCACTACTACTCTTCCATGATGCACCATGGAACTGATTTTCTCCTCCAACCTATTTTCACACGAGGGGTGTCTGCTTCACTCAACCTAGTTTTGTTACTTGTGCTTGTTGTGTATTGGGTATGGAAGAAAGTGCAAGTGGACCACAGAGAAAAGAGTGAGAGAAAAGGATTCCGTAATGCTGGTTTCTTGTACTACAAACACAGTCTGGTTTGTAGCTTAGTTATTTGTGTGTTCAACCTTGTGTTGTGCTTACTAAGTTACTTTTACTTGTATAACAATTATGGTTCAGAGGAGCTTGTCACACTTACTGATTTAGCTCTCAAAACCATTGTTTGGGGTGCTGTTTGTGCTTATTTACATTCTAGAAACTCCGAGGCACAGGATCCGAGTTTACCACGTATGTTGAGAATTTGGTGGTGGGTCTAtgcctttgtttgttgttctTGCCTTGTTATTGACTTCGTAGTCTATGCAAAGCATATTTTCTTGCCAGTTATGTATCTTGTTTATGATATAGGCTCCTCTATTACGAGTTTATTTCTATGTTATGTTGGATCACTTGGATGTTCTGTTAACAGTATGGCTAAGCTTGCCCCACTTGAAGAGCCCCTTTTGAATGGTGACTCTAATGTAAGCAACAATTCTGTTCCCATCAAGGCTAGAGGAAATGAAAATTTAACCTGGTATTCAAATGCTGGATTTTTCAGCATTCTTACTTTCTCATGGATCAGTCCTTTAATAACTCTAGGGAATGAGAAGACTTTAGAGCATGAGGATCTCCCACATCTTGCTACTGATGACAGTGTGGCTGGGATTTTCCCAACTCTTAGAAACAAACTTGAGTCAGAGTGTGGTAGTGTTAGGAATGTGACCACTCTTAAGCTCGTGAAGGTGTTATTCTTGTCAACTTGGCAAGGAATCCTTTTATCAGGTTTATTAGAATTCCTATATTCATGTGCTTCTTATGTTGGACCCTTTCTTATTGACATCCTTGTTCAGTACCTCAATGGGGAACACAAGTTTAAAAATGAAGGTTATGTTTTGGCTATGGCATTTGTTGCTGCAAAGCTTTTGGAGTGTGTTTCACAAAGGCACTGTATGTTTAGGTTCCAGCAGGTTGGGGTAAGCGTGCAATCAAAGTTGGTGGCAATGATTTATGCTAAAGGTTTGACACTTTCATGTCAATCAAAGGAGGTTCGTAGTACTGGGGAAATCATCAACTTGATGACTGTTGATGCTGAAAGGATTGGTGAATTTTGTTGGTACATGCATGATCCATGGATGTGTGTTCTGCAAGTTGCTTTGGCCTTGTTAATTCTCTATAGAAGTGTAGGGGTTGCTTCAATAGCTGCTCTTGCTGCCACTGTAACTGTGATGTTGCTAAACCTTCCTTTGTCATCATTGCAAGAAAAGTTCCAAGGCAAGGTAATGGAGTTCAAAGATAAAAGAATGAAGGCTACGTCTGAGATTCTGAAGAATATGAGGATTCTAAAACTGCAAGCATGGGAGATGAAGTTCTTGTCAAAGGTTATTCAGCTTAGGAAGACTGAGGAGATATGGCTACACAAATTTCTAGCTGGTACAGCAATTATTAGATTTCTCTTCACTAACGCCCCAACTTTTATTGCTGTGGTTACATTCGGTGCTTGTGTTCTCATGGGAATCCCACTTGAATCAGGGAAGGTCTTATCTGCACTTGCAACATTCAGAATTCTTCAAATGCCCATCTACAATCTTCCTGACACGATTTCAATGATTACACAAACTAaagtttcccttgataggattgcatcatttctTCGCCTAGATGAGTTGCAGACTGATGTAATAGAGAAGATTCCTTGGGGTAGTTCTGATAAGGCAATTGAATTAGTAGATGGAAATTTCTCTTGGGATTTATCTTCCCCTATTACAACATTGAAAAACATCAATCTCAAAGTTTTTCATGGTATGAGGGTTGCTGTATGTGGTACTGTTGGATCAGGCAAGTCTAGTTTACTTTCTTGTATAATAGGGGAAGTACCAAAGATATCGGGAACGCTTAAGATATGTGGAACAAAGGCTTATGTTTCTCAATCGCCATGGATACAGGGAGGCAAGATAGAAGACAACATATTATTTGGTAAAGAGATGGACCGGGAAAAGTATGAGAAGATTCTAGAAGCATGTTCCTTAACAAAAGACCTTGAGGTTCTACCATTTGGTGATCAGACCATTATTGGAGAGAAGGGGATCAATTTGAGTGGTGGACAGAAACAAAGAGTACAAATAGCCCGTGCTCTATACCAAGATGCTGACATATATCTGTTTGATGATCCCTTCAGTGCTGTTGATGCTCATACAGGATCTCATCTATTTAAG GAATGCTTGCTAggcattttaaaatcaaaaactGTGATATACATAACTCATCAAGTAGAGTTCTTACCTGATGCTGATCTAATATTG GTCATGAGAGATGGAAGGATAACACAGTCAGGAAACTACAATGATATTCTCAAGACAGGCACTGATTTTATGGCACTTGTAGGTGCACACAGAGCAGCTTTGTCTTCAATTAAGTCCTTAGAGAGAAGGCCAACATTTAAAACATCAAGTACCACCAAGGAGGACACAAAATCATTAAGTAAAATATATGATCAAAAGTCAGATGACACAATTGAGGCCAAAAGACAACTTGTTCAAGAAGAAAAACGGGAAAAGGGTAGAGTTGGGTTTAATATTTACTGGAAATACATCACAACAGCTTATGGAGGAGCTCTTGTACCCTTCATATTACTTTCACAAACACTCACCGTGGGTTTTCAGATTGCAAGCAATTGTTGGATGACTGTGGCAACACCTGTTTCAGCAACAGCAGAACCTGATATTGGAAGCTTTACACTTATGGTTGTCTATGTTGCTTTGGCTATTGGAAGTTCCATTTTCACCTTTGCCAGAGCATTTCTTGCTGTGATAGCTGGATACAAGACAGCCACTGTTCTCTTCAATAAAATGCATTTGTGCATTTTTCAAGCACCGATATCATTTTTTGATGCCACCCCAAGTGGTCGAATCCTTAATAGA GCTTCAACAGACCAAAGTGCACTAGATATGAAAATTGCTAATATATTGTGGGCAATTACCCTCAATCTGGTTCAACTCTTGGGAAATGTTGTTGTGATGTCTCAAGCTGCATGGCAGGTGTTTATAGTATTGATTCCTGTCACGGCAGCATGCATATGGTACCAG CGATACTATTCTGCATCAGCTAGAGAATTGGCGCGATTAGTTGGTACATGCCAAGCTCCAGTTATACAGCATTTTTCTGAAACAATTTCTGGATCAACAACCATTAGAAGTTTTGAGCAAGAATCAAGATTTAATGACATCAATATGAAATTGATAGACAGATATTCCCAGCCCAAATTATACAGTGCAACTGCAATGGCATGGCTGATTTTCAGATTGGATATTTTATCTACTCTCACTTTTGCCTTCTGTTTGGTTTTCTTGATAACTTTTCCAAATTCAATGACTGCTCCTG gcaTTGCGGGATTGGCTGTGACATATGGACTTAATCTAAATGCTGTACAAACTAAAGCAATATTGTTTCTTTGCAATTTGGAGAACAAAATTATATCTGTTGAAAGAATGCTCCAGTACACAACCCTCCCAAGTGAAGCTCCTTTCGTAATAAAAGACAACCAACCAGATTATTCTTGGCCATTATTTGGAGAGGTTCATATCCGGGATTTACAG GTTCGGTATGCTCCTCACTTGCCTATTGTTTTGCGAGGTCTTACTTGCACTTTTACTGCCGGAGCAAAAACTGGTATTGTGGGAAGAACAGGAAGTGGAAAATCAACTCTTGTGCAAACACTTTTCAGACTTATTGAACCTGTTGCTGGAGAAATATTGATAGATAACATTAACATCTCTTTGATTGGAATTCATGATTTGCGGTCTAGACTTAGCATTATTCCTCAAGAACCAACAATGTTTGAAGGGACTGTAAGAACCAACCTGGATCCACTGGAAGAGTACACGGATGAACAGATTTGGgag GCTCTAGATATGTGCCAACTTGGAGATGAAGTaaggagaaaagaagagaagctTGACTCCATAG TTATGCAGAATGGAGAAAATTGGAGTATGGGCCAAAGGCAACTGGTCTGCCTTGGCCGTGTTCTGCTTAAGAAAAGCAAGATCTTGGTGCTTGATGAAGCTACTGCATCAGTTGATACAGCCACAGATAATATTATTCAGCAAACAGTTACGcaacatttttcagaatgtacAGTCATTACCATTGCTCATAGGATAACTTCAATCCTTGAGAGTGACatggttttgtttttaaatcAAG GGTTGATTGAGGAATATGATTCACCAAAGAAACTGCTTAAGAACAAATCTTCATCCCTAGCTCAACTAGTTGCAGAATACACAAGGAGGTCAAACTCTGGTTttggaaattaa